A DNA window from Bacillota bacterium contains the following coding sequences:
- a CDS encoding MFS transporter → MGRRGAGGGSPGAEADFRKLWVGRTVSLAGSQVSQLALPLTAVGLLHASAWQMGLLEAAGSLPWLLFALPAGVWVDRRPHRPVMVAADAGRALLVAAVVLAVPLHRLRLPLLYAVALATGSLTVLFDLADHAYLPGLVGRERLVEANGRLQLSQSLAMLAGPGLAGFLVQAVGAPRALVVDALSYLVSAAALLFIQKAESPPAATGGPLAGELRQGLETVFRHPLLRALVGYAATLNLVDGMLMAVLILFLTRELGLRPAEIGLGLSMGAVGGVLGALAAGRLGRRAGVTRSLRLAALLHAAGLALLPAASGPHAARLAVGTSAAFLVLMASTASNTLTVSLRQSVTPDRLLARVTASVRVVIWGVGPLAALAGGALGHALGLRPTLLVVAAGSLLAFPWLYLPPLGRLERVPEMR, encoded by the coding sequence GTGGGCCGGCGGGGCGCGGGCGGCGGGAGCCCGGGGGCGGAGGCCGACTTCCGGAAGCTCTGGGTGGGGCGGACCGTCTCCCTGGCGGGCTCGCAGGTGAGCCAGCTGGCGCTGCCGCTGACGGCGGTGGGCCTGCTCCACGCCTCGGCCTGGCAGATGGGCCTGCTGGAGGCGGCGGGCAGCCTTCCCTGGCTGCTCTTCGCTCTGCCAGCCGGGGTCTGGGTCGACCGGCGGCCGCACCGGCCGGTGATGGTGGCGGCCGACGCCGGGCGCGCGCTGCTGGTGGCCGCGGTGGTGCTGGCGGTGCCGCTCCACCGGCTGCGCCTCCCCTTGCTCTACGCGGTGGCGCTGGCGACGGGGAGCCTCACCGTCCTCTTCGACCTGGCCGACCACGCCTACCTGCCCGGCCTGGTGGGAAGGGAGCGCTTGGTGGAGGCCAACGGGCGGCTTCAGCTGAGCCAGTCGCTGGCCATGCTGGCCGGCCCCGGGCTGGCAGGCTTCCTGGTGCAGGCGGTGGGCGCGCCGCGGGCGCTGGTGGTGGACGCGCTCTCGTACCTCGTCTCGGCCGCGGCGCTCCTCTTCATCCAGAAGGCCGAGAGCCCGCCGGCGGCGACGGGCGGCCCGCTGGCCGGGGAGCTGCGCCAGGGGCTGGAGACGGTCTTCCGCCACCCGCTCTTGCGGGCGCTGGTCGGTTACGCAGCCACGCTCAACCTGGTGGACGGCATGCTGATGGCCGTCCTCATCCTCTTCCTGACCCGCGAGCTGGGGTTGCGACCCGCCGAGATCGGCCTCGGCCTCTCCATGGGCGCCGTGGGCGGCGTGCTGGGAGCTCTGGCGGCGGGCCGCCTGGGCCGCCGGGCGGGCGTCACGCGGAGCCTCCGGTTGGCCGCGCTCCTCCACGCCGCCGGCCTCGCCCTGCTGCCGGCCGCCTCCGGCCCCCACGCGGCGCGCCTGGCGGTGGGTACGTCGGCCGCCTTCCTGGTGCTGATGGCGTCGACGGCCTCCAATACGCTGACCGTCAGCCTCCGCCAATCGGTGACGCCCGACCGGCTGCTCGCCCGTGTGACGGCCAGCGTCCGCGTAGTCATCTGGGGCGTCGGCCCGCTGGCCGCGCTGGCCGGGGGCGCGCTGGGCCACGCCCTGGGCCTCCGCCCCACGCTTCTGGTAGTGGCCGCGGGCTCACTGCTGGCCTTCCCCTGGCTCTACCTCCCGCCCCTGGGGCGGCTGGAGCGCGTGCCGGAGATGCGGTGA
- a CDS encoding transcriptional repressor — protein sequence MDVERERQRREGAAERLRRARRSITRARSSVIETMAGLAQPFTAGELCEAVAERFPGVGRASVFRTLALLEEVGAVQRVHSGGRESYVLCELTSHHHHLTCTRCGRTEEVQLELDAQLAAAAASRGYTHQRHVVEIFGLCPACQAATGEEAGAPGAAAPPPEEESSRGRDRER from the coding sequence ATGGACGTCGAGCGCGAGCGGCAGCGCAGGGAAGGGGCGGCGGAGCGCCTCCGGAGGGCGCGCCGCTCCATCACGCGGGCGCGCAGCTCGGTGATCGAGACCATGGCCGGCCTCGCCCAGCCCTTCACGGCGGGCGAGCTCTGCGAGGCGGTGGCGGAGCGTTTCCCGGGCGTGGGGCGCGCCTCGGTCTTCCGCACCCTGGCCCTGCTGGAGGAAGTGGGCGCGGTGCAGCGCGTCCACAGCGGCGGCCGGGAGAGCTACGTTCTCTGCGAGCTCACCTCGCACCACCACCACCTCACCTGCACCCGCTGCGGGCGGACGGAGGAGGTCCAGCTGGAGCTGGACGCCCAGCTGGCGGCGGCGGCCGCCTCGCGGGGCTACACCCACCAGCGCCACGTGGTGGAGATCTTCGGCCTCTGCCCCGCCTGTCAGGCCGCCACCGGTGAGGAAGCGGGTGCCCCCGGGGCGGCGGCTCCGCCCCCGGAGGAGGAGTCCTCGCGCGGGCGCGACCGGGAGCGGTGA
- a CDS encoding CopD family protein, with protein MTAGQARSPAPALVAGERAAPGGAEEWLRRLLVTAAFALAALAAWRLLAATSMEPPDAAGTLLFALRGLAFALWLAPQLVAPQLGSGTGEPLYRRLLVAAGTAYLLSDAALTGLRLAQVTGSLRPPAGEALLFLAGTRYGRLWLARLALGALALAAGARPGGGRLHGALLLALAAATSLSAHAGSSPRPWLAVPADVLHQLAMGAWLGGVLLLALVERPRRLAAGRELEAGELRRFSRLAGRALALLVASGTLSAADRLLPLPDPLRSDWGHALLVKLLFWALALAAAASHRFWSEPRLARAQAAGERVAPGRLFARALRFEAAALLLVLLAAGVLSQSSPPDPELPLPGYAVAWTLEQAALPLWVALLALALAALVAVPARGRPAAPAGYALAVLLLLTGVPPAADPALLLGRGPAIVYTAAAGAGPYRLRLQVEPVVAGPNRLRLNVTRTGRPADGLAVQAQVESLDMAMGTAAFWLSPEGGGRYEASTDAFSMAGNWQLLLSLAPAPGPSAAAGPAAQASFRLSVAPPNGSPDCNWALDPSLRPLRAELGTAVYAIAPSPASADAALLGTGAGVLWTRDGGRHWQRLEAAGRGAVETVAVAPGGRSWYAVAGGRLWLSGDAGAHWRPERAPGAAVGALLPSPWQEGALWAATERGVLYSADRGRSWRLLASGPAVRNLISLAADPARPGLLFAGGPDGLLRSRDGGRSWQLVAQGARLAYRIVVEPPATVWAAAMEAGAWVSHDGGSRWSEADQGLFVRGLMGLAAWEGGRALMAGSMGGGLSLSRDGGASWQTAACPAATVFALAGGQADGRTTVWVGDSHGILRLRPAG; from the coding sequence GCGCCTCCTGGTGACGGCCGCCTTCGCCCTGGCCGCGCTGGCCGCCTGGCGGCTCCTGGCCGCGACCAGCATGGAGCCTCCCGACGCCGCCGGCACGCTCCTCTTCGCCCTGCGCGGCCTCGCCTTCGCCCTCTGGCTGGCGCCGCAGCTGGTGGCGCCGCAGCTGGGCTCCGGCACCGGGGAGCCCCTCTACCGGCGCCTCCTGGTGGCGGCCGGGACGGCCTATCTCCTCTCCGACGCGGCGCTCACCGGGCTGCGCCTGGCCCAGGTGACCGGCTCGCTCCGGCCGCCGGCGGGCGAGGCGCTGCTCTTCCTGGCGGGTACCCGCTACGGCCGTCTCTGGCTGGCCCGGCTGGCGCTGGGCGCCCTCGCCCTGGCGGCGGGCGCCCGGCCCGGCGGCGGCCGGCTGCACGGCGCGCTTCTTTTGGCGCTGGCGGCGGCCACCTCGCTCTCCGCCCACGCCGGCTCCAGCCCGCGCCCCTGGCTGGCGGTACCCGCCGACGTCCTCCACCAGCTGGCCATGGGCGCCTGGCTGGGCGGCGTCCTCCTCCTCGCCCTGGTGGAGCGGCCGCGCCGCCTGGCCGCGGGACGGGAGCTGGAGGCCGGCGAGCTGCGGCGCTTCTCGCGGCTGGCCGGCAGGGCGCTGGCCCTCCTGGTGGCGAGCGGGACGCTCTCCGCCGCCGACCGGCTGCTGCCGCTCCCGGACCCGCTCCGCTCGGACTGGGGGCATGCGCTCCTCGTCAAGCTCCTCTTCTGGGCCCTCGCCCTGGCGGCGGCCGCCAGCCACCGCTTCTGGAGCGAGCCGCGGCTGGCCCGCGCCCAGGCCGCCGGCGAGCGGGTGGCGCCCGGCCGGCTCTTCGCCCGCGCCCTCCGTTTCGAGGCGGCTGCGCTCCTGCTGGTCCTGCTGGCCGCCGGCGTCCTCAGCCAGAGCTCGCCGCCCGATCCCGAGCTGCCGCTGCCCGGGTACGCCGTCGCCTGGACGCTGGAACAGGCGGCGCTGCCGCTCTGGGTGGCGCTCCTCGCGCTCGCCCTGGCCGCCCTGGTGGCCGTGCCGGCGCGGGGCCGGCCGGCGGCGCCGGCGGGCTACGCGCTGGCAGTCCTCCTCCTGCTGACCGGGGTGCCCCCGGCGGCCGACCCTGCCCTGCTGCTGGGGCGCGGCCCGGCCATCGTCTACACGGCCGCGGCCGGGGCCGGACCCTACCGCCTGCGCCTCCAGGTGGAGCCGGTGGTGGCCGGTCCGAACCGGCTCCGCCTGAACGTCACCCGCACCGGGCGGCCGGCGGACGGCCTGGCCGTGCAGGCCCAGGTGGAGAGCCTGGACATGGCCATGGGGACGGCCGCCTTCTGGCTCTCGCCCGAGGGCGGCGGCCGCTACGAGGCCAGCACGGACGCCTTCAGCATGGCCGGCAACTGGCAGCTGCTCCTCAGCCTCGCGCCCGCCCCGGGCCCGAGCGCGGCCGCCGGCCCTGCGGCGCAGGCCTCCTTCCGCCTCTCGGTGGCGCCGCCCAACGGGTCGCCTGACTGCAACTGGGCCCTCGACCCCTCGCTCCGGCCGCTGCGCGCGGAGCTGGGCACCGCGGTCTACGCCATCGCGCCCTCCCCCGCCTCGGCCGACGCGGCGCTCTTGGGAACGGGGGCGGGCGTGCTCTGGACGCGTGACGGGGGCCGCCACTGGCAGCGGCTGGAGGCGGCCGGGCGGGGCGCCGTCGAGACGGTGGCCGTCGCCCCCGGCGGGCGGAGCTGGTATGCCGTGGCCGGCGGGCGCCTCTGGCTCTCGGGAGACGCCGGCGCCCACTGGCGGCCGGAGAGGGCGCCGGGGGCGGCGGTGGGGGCGCTCCTCCCCTCGCCCTGGCAGGAAGGGGCGCTCTGGGCGGCCACCGAGCGCGGGGTGCTCTACAGCGCCGACCGCGGGCGGAGCTGGCGGCTCCTCGCCTCCGGACCGGCCGTGCGCAACCTCATCAGCCTGGCCGCCGACCCCGCGCGGCCGGGCCTGCTCTTCGCCGGCGGCCCGGACGGCCTTTTGCGTTCGCGCGACGGCGGACGGAGCTGGCAGCTGGTGGCGCAGGGGGCGCGGCTGGCCTACCGCATCGTGGTCGAGCCCCCGGCCACGGTCTGGGCAGCGGCCATGGAGGCGGGCGCCTGGGTCAGCCATGACGGCGGGAGCCGCTGGAGCGAGGCGGACCAGGGCCTCTTCGTGCGCGGGCTGATGGGCCTGGCCGCCTGGGAGGGCGGTCGGGCGCTGATGGCCGGCTCCATGGGCGGCGGCCTCTCGCTCAGCCGGGACGGCGGCGCCAGCTGGCAGACCGCCGCCTGCCCGGCCGCCACCGTCTTCGCGCTGGCCGGCGGCCAGGCGGACGGGCGGACGACCGTCTGGGTGGGCGACTCGCACGGGATCCTGCGGCTCCGCCCGGCCGGGTGA